A window of archaeon BMS3Bbin15 genomic DNA:
GCTTTAGAAGATAGCCAGCCTGGTCTATTGCTTCCTCCGCAAACTTCGAACCGTCAGTGCAGATGAGAACTTTTATTTTTTTCCCTCCATTATAATAAAATCTACATATAAAGTATTTAAATTTTGGGCGTGAAGGTGACTCAGGAGAAAGCAGGATAATCAATGCATCCGGTAAAATTTGAAGGACACACGAAACAATATTCATTTTAGCAGAAATATTTTATTCTTTAGACTCATATTGCATAGAATTTCCCTGTATTCCTTTCTGTAATCTCTTTTATCTTTCTGTTATCTTCACCTTTTATCTCCTCAATAACCTTAACGCTCTCCTCAATAAAGGCAGGCTCATTTCTCTTTATCTGTTTCACAGGGCTCAGGTATGGGCTGTCTGTTTCGAGAATAATACTTTTAATAGGAAGGCTTTCAGCCAACTTTCTTTGATGCCCGGAATAACACAGGTTTGTGGCAAGGGATATAGAATAACCTTCCTCCAGAATCCGCTCTGCAAGACTTATACTTCCAGAATAACAGTGAAACAGTGCCTTTTCCACTTCAAGTTCAAGAAGAATTTCGAAAGCCTCTTTTTCAGCCTCTCTGCAGTGAATAACAGCCGGAAGTGAAAGTTCTACTGCAAGACTGAGAAACTCTCTGAAAACACTCTCCTGCTTTTCACCCTTATGCTTGAGATGATAATCCAGACCTATCTCGCCAACTGCCACAATATCACCTCCCGAAGCAATCTTTTTAATCTCCTCTATAATATCCCGTGGCATGGAAGGTGCCCTGTAGGGATGTACACCTATGGAAGTATGTATATTATCATATATAGAAGAGAGTTCCAGAGACCTTAAAGCAGTGTAAACCGAAACTGCACTATCCACCATTGAAATACCCAGACCTGCGGCTCTGGCTATAACCTCCTCCCTATCCCTGTTAAACTTTTTGAAGCTTATATGACAGTGGGCATCCAGCATGTCTTATAAATTTCAATCATTTGTTATATATTTGACTATAGTTATGGAAGAATATGAAAACCAGCTTGGACTTGAGGAGGACCTTAAAAATATCTCTCTAAAAGTTGCCTTTGATGTACTTATAAGAGCAGGCTTTCATGTTAAGAAGTTTAATGAAGGTATAAAAGATGCCGCTTCTGTTGAAGGACTCAGAGAGTACTTTGAATATGTAAGAGAAAACCCAGACTATACAAATCCTGAGATTATAGCCCGGAAAGATGGAAGGACTTTTATTATATGTATTGAAATTAACAACTCCGAAGTCCTCGGTCTGAGAAAGAGACTCCTATCAAAAGCTAAAGACTACAATCTTATTCCCATGATTTTCAGGACAGCAATAAACCTCAATATACCTTCTTCCTCACTCGAGTTTCTACAGGAGAGCCAGAATGATTGAAGAGGATACTGTCAATCTCCGAGAATTTCCTCTATAAACTTCCCGGCATCAAAGGCTTCAAGGTCATCAGATTCCTGCCCTGTGCCAAGAAAGAATATTGGCCTTCCTGTTGCTTCCGCAATACTCAGAGCTGCACCACCCTTCACATCAGCATCAGCCTTTGTCAGTATAACACCACCTATTCCAACTGCGCTGTTGAATTTTTCAGCCTGCTCAAGGGCAGAATTTCCTGTCAGAGCATCTCCGACAAAAAGAATGAAGTCGGGCTTTGCAACTCTTATAATCTTCTTCATCTCATCCATCAGGTTTGTATTTGTCTCCATCCTGCCTGCTGTATCTATAAGCACTGTATCTATTCCCTTTGCTCTGGCATGCTTTATGGCATCAAAGGCCACGGCAGCAGGGTCGGCACCTTTTGAATGCTTTATAAGCTTTATACCAAGTTTTTTACTATGAGTCTCAAGCTGCTCTACCGCACCTGCTCTGAAGGTATCACTGGCAGAGATTACACAGCTATAGCCTCTATCCTTAAGCCTCTTTGCAATTTTTGCTATGGTTGTGGTCTTGCCTGTGCCATTTATTCCAACGAAAGCAATCACAAAAGGCTTTTCGGTATTCTCTTCTATCATTTCCTCAAGACTTTTCTCAGGGTTTTTAATAACATCATGAAGAGATTTTCTGAGAGCATTTTTAATAGTAGAATCCAGCTCACTCTTCCTGATTTTTTTTGAATAAAGCTCGCTCTTTATATCTCCAATAATCTTGTCCACGACAGATAGAGCCACGTCGCTTTCCAGAAGTGAAATTTCAAAATCATCGAGAATCTCGTCAAGCTTCTTCTCATCAAGAATGACATAACCGGAAATAAAGGCTTTGGCCTTGTCTATTACGCCTACCTTCTTCTCCTCTTCCTCCTCCGCAGTTGATTTGATTGTCTCTGTAATTTTCCTGAACTTATTTTTTATTTTGTTGAACAAGAGATTCACCTATATTGCGTTGTCCTGTCTGCTGCTGCTGAAAGGCAGCCATAATCTGCTCCACAACAGGAGTTATAGTCTGAAGTCTCTGGAGAATCTCTTCATATCTGGCAGAGTGCTCCTTTCTAACCTTCTCAAGGTCCTGAATCTTTCCCTCAAGGTCTTTAAGAGCTTCCTCCATGGGCTTCTTAACCGAGACATCTGCCCCAATGCTCAGAATCGCACCCTCTGGCTTTGTAATAACAGCTTCAATGAAGGCACCAGCACCAAGAGGTATAAGAGCTTCCCTATTCTCCTCAAGTTTATCCAGTTCCCGAAGTGTTTCAAGAGCTGACTGAAGTTCTGTAAAACTGCCTTGAATCATCTGAAGATTCTGCTCATAAGCCTTAGCCTGAGATTTCAGCGATTCATATTCCGCAATTATCTGCTCTGGATTCAACTTCTGCGAATTTTCCATTGTTAATCCTCTATTCCTGCATAGAATTTTACCTCAGGTCTTTCAGCATCTTCAGGTTTGATTTCCTCAAGAGACGATATTTTAATCATGTTTCTTCTGGTACCATGTCTACTTCCAAACTCTGAAAACATTTTCTCTGTAGCTCGTTCACTGTCCAAAGCCCTGCATTCCCATACAAAGGGTTGCATGCGTTCACCCATTTTAAATTTACCTTTAATCCTGAAGGTCTTAATCTCCATTCTATCACCTCACAAGTAACCAAGTGCCTCTTCTATTCTAAAAACTTCAGGCCCTGTAGTGTTCTCTCCAATAAGAGCTCCATTTTTATTGGCAACCAGACCTGTTCTAACAAAACCAATCCCCATATTAACAGTACCTATGTCGACTTCCACTTTCAGTGCTTTCTCGATAACCTCAAGTTCTTTATCTGTAACATCTGGATGAAACAGAGCCCCTTTTGTTGTTGCAATGCCCAGACTGCCAATAGTTTTATATTTTCCAAGAGAACTTACAACTTTAACACTGCATCCCAAGCTTCGCTCCATTTTCTTAATTGTCTCTGTTTTAAGGCCAGAATAAGCTAGAGCCCCTTTATCAGTAGCAATTACAAGATTTCCCAGAGCATTGAGTCTATCGTCAACAACATTTACTTTTAAACCTGCATCTCTAAGTTCCTCTACCTCACTTTCCAGAACTATACTACTAACAACTGCCCCATTGTTATTCATGGCAAGAAAGGCACCTATGAGGCTTGTTCCTGATAGATTCATTTTAACCACATCAACATCAAGAACTTCCTTTACATCCTTCTCGACACTCTCCGAAGCACCTTTTGGAATTACTGCAAGGCTATCGTTGGCTCTGGCTACAATGCCAATGTTCACATTTTTATTGTAGCTTGTAAGCTTAAGCATTTTTACTCAGCCATTTCAACTGAAACACTACCATCTTCCTGAGTCTTCACCCTGACTCTGACCTTTGAGGGTATTTTTTTTATACCCCTCTCCCATACTTTTTCATTCACGGACTCAGAAAGTTTGACATTCTCATTCTTCATGTGCTTGGCTACAAATTTCTTTATATATCTTATAGCCTTGGCTGCCCTCTTACTTGAAGGCACATTTTCCTTTACATCTCTAAGAGGGATTGTATATATCCTTTCTTCTGCCATAATTATCACATCTTAAGTTTACTTCTTCTCCAGTTTCGCCTTTTAGGATGTGTTTTCACTCTTCCAATGGTTTTACCCACAACCCAGACAGGGACAGGGCGGTTCTGCTTCATAGCCTTAGCAAATCTAAGCTTCCTTGATAACATAAGTTTACCCATTCAAATCACCTTTAAATCCTATAACTCTACTCTGAATATGCTCCATAGGAAAGATTTTGTCAATACTGT
This region includes:
- the tatD gene encoding Tat-linked quality control protein TatD, which produces MLDAHCHISFKKFNRDREEVIARAAGLGISMVDSAVSVYTALRSLELSSIYDNIHTSIGVHPYRAPSMPRDIIEEIKKIASGGDIVAVGEIGLDYHLKHKGEKQESVFREFLSLAVELSLPAVIHCREAEKEAFEILLELEVEKALFHCYSGSISLAERILEEGYSISLATNLCYSGHQRKLAESLPIKSIILETDSPYLSPVKQIKRNEPAFIEESVKVIEEIKGEDNRKIKEITERNTGKFYAI
- the ftsY gene encoding signal recognition particle receptor FtsY, which encodes MFNKIKNKFRKITETIKSTAEEEEEKKVGVIDKAKAFISGYVILDEKKLDEILDDFEISLLESDVALSVVDKIIGDIKSELYSKKIRKSELDSTIKNALRKSLHDVIKNPEKSLEEMIEENTEKPFVIAFVGINGTGKTTTIAKIAKRLKDRGYSCVISASDTFRAGAVEQLETHSKKLGIKLIKHSKGADPAAVAFDAIKHARAKGIDTVLIDTAGRMETNTNLMDEMKKIIRVAKPDFILFVGDALTGNSALEQAEKFNSAVGIGGVILTKADADVKGGAALSIAEATGRPIFFLGTGQESDDLEAFDAGKFIEEILGD
- a CDS encoding prefoldin subunit alpha encodes the protein MENSQKLNPEQIIAEYESLKSQAKAYEQNLQMIQGSFTELQSALETLRELDKLEENREALIPLGAGAFIEAVITKPEGAILSIGADVSVKKPMEEALKDLEGKIQDLEKVRKEHSARYEEILQRLQTITPVVEQIMAAFQQQQTGQRNIGESLVQQNKK
- a CDS encoding 50S ribosomal protein LX, which gives rise to MEIKTFRIKGKFKMGERMQPFVWECRALDSERATEKMFSEFGSRHGTRRNMIKISSLEEIKPEDAERPEVKFYAGIED
- a CDS encoding translation initiation factor IF-6 encodes the protein MLKLTSYNKNVNIGIVARANDSLAVIPKGASESVEKDVKEVLDVDVVKMNLSGTSLIGAFLAMNNNGAVVSSIVLESEVEELRDAGLKVNVVDDRLNALGNLVIATDKGALAYSGLKTETIKKMERSLGCSVKVVSSLGKYKTIGSLGIATTKGALFHPDVTDKELEVIEKALKVEVDIGTVNMGIGFVRTGLVANKNGALIGENTTGPEVFRIEEALGYL
- a CDS encoding 50S ribosomal protein L31e — its product is MAEERIYTIPLRDVKENVPSSKRAAKAIRYIKKFVAKHMKNENVKLSESVNEKVWERGIKKIPSKVRVRVKTQEDGSVSVEMAE
- a CDS encoding 50S ribosomal protein L39e; this translates as MGKLMLSRKLRFAKAMKQNRPVPVWVVGKTIGRVKTHPKRRNWRRSKLKM